One Brassica oleracea var. oleracea cultivar TO1000 chromosome C7, BOL, whole genome shotgun sequence genomic window carries:
- the LOC106303509 gene encoding aminoacylase-1 isoform X3 — MMSLLILALCILSAAADDGEAIVSRFQEYLRIDTVQPKPDYYKAVDFLNSQAKSLSLESQTNEFVKGKPHLLLKWVGSDPTLPAILLNSHTDVVPFEESKWTHHPLHAHMDNQGDIYARGSQDMKCVGMQYIEAIRKLQASGFHPIRSVYLSFVPDEEIGGHDGAEKFAESHLFKSLNVGIVLDEGLPSPSKSYRVFYGERSPWWLVIKAKGPPGLGAKLYDNSAIENLLKSIESIRRFRASQFDLLKAGGIAEGHVVSVNMAFLKAGTPSPTGFVMNLQPSEAEAGFDIRVPPNVDSEALERRLVEEWAPAARNMSFELRQFKRKHSGDPLLTAADDSNPWWRLFENAVKEAGGRTSKPEIFPASTDARYFRNAGVPAFGFSPISNTPSLLHDHNEYLGKAEYLKGIDVYVSIIKAYASYESKSGSRDEL; from the exons ATGATGAGTCTTCTTATCCTTGCTCTATGCATCCTTTCTGCGGCTGCTGACGACGGGGAGGCGATAGTCTCCAGATTCCAGGAGTATCTACGAATCGACACGGTTCAGCCAAAACCCGATTACTACAAAGCCGTTGACTTTTTAAACTCTCAGGCGAAGTCGCTGTCACTCGAATCTCAGACGAACGAGTTCGTTAAGGGAAAGCCGCATCTTCTCCTCAAATGGGTAGGCTCTGACCCAACCCTGCCTGCCATTCTCCTCAACTCCCACACCGATGTCGTTCCCTTCGAGGAATCCAAGTGGACACACCACCCGCTCCACGCTCACATGGACAACCAAGGAGACATATATGCCAGAGGTTCGCAGGACATGAAGTGTGTTGGGATGCAGTACATCGAGGCCATACGCAAGCTCCAGGCTTCTGGCTTCCACCCAATCCGATCCGTCTATCTCTCCTTCGTCCCCGATGAAGAGATCGGCGGCCACGATGGAGCCGAGAAGTTCGCTGAATCCCACCTCTTCAAGAGCTTGAACGTTGGAATCGTGCTCGACGAAG GTCTGCCATCGCCTAGTAAGAGTTACAGAGTATTCTATGGAGAGAGGAGTCCCTGGTGGCTTGTGATTAAGGCTAAAGGACCCCCTGGCCTCGGTGCCAAGCTCTATGACAACTCTGCTATTGAGAATCTCCTCAAAAGCATTGAGAGTATTCGTCGATTCAGAGCTTCCCAATTCGATCTGCTCAAAGCTGGTGGCATTGCTGAAGGCCATGTGGTCTCCGTTAACATGGCCTTCCTCAAGGCTGGCACTCCCTCCCCAACC GGTTTCGTGATGAATCTGCAACCATCTGAGGCAGAAGCTGGTTTCGACATTCGGGTCCCACCCAATGTTGACTCTGAAGCTCTTGAAAGACGTTTGGTGGAGGAGTGGGCACCCGCTGCGCGCAACATGTCTTTTGAG CTGCGGCAGTTCAAGCGGAAGCATTCGGGGGATCCCCTCCTTACAGCAGCAGATGATTCAAATCCGTGGTGGAGGCTCTTTGAAAATGCTGTCAAGGAAGCCGGAGGTAGGACTAGTAAGCCAGAGATTTTCCCTGCATCAACAGATGCTCGCTACTTCCGGAACGCTGGCGTTCCCGCGTTTGGGTTCTCTCCCATTTCAAACACCCCGAGTTTGCTTCATGACCACAACGAG TATTTGGGTAAAGCTGAGTACTTGAAGGGCATTGACGTGTATGTTTCAATAATCAAAGCTTACGCATCATATGAAAGCAAGAGTGGTTCACGAGATGAGCTATAA
- the LOC106303507 gene encoding calcium-dependent protein kinase 26, translated as MKHSGGNQACFVLGQKTPSIRDLYSLGHKLGQGQFGTTYMCREISTGREYACKSITKRKLISKEDVEDVRREIQIMHHLAGYKNIVTIKGAYEDPLYVHIVMELCSGGELFDRIIQRGHYSERKAAELIKIIVGVVEACHSLGVMHRDLKPENFLLVNKDDDFSLKAIDFGLSVFFKPGQIFEDVVGSPYYVAPEVLLKHYGPEADVWTAGVILYILVSGVPPFWAETQQGIFDAVLKGHIDFDSDPWPLISDSAKDLIRGMLCSRPSERLTAHQVLRHPWICENGVAPDRALDPAVLSRLKQFSAMNKLKQMALRVIAESLSEEEIAGLKEMFKAMDTDNSGAITFDELKAGLRRYGSTLKDTEIRDLMEAADIDKSGTIDYGEFIAATIHLNKLDREEHLLSAFSYFDKDGSGYITIDELQQACAEQGMSDVFLEDVIKEVDQDNDGRIDYGEFVAMMQKGIAGRTMRKSINMSVRNNA; from the exons ATGAAGCATAGCGGTGGGAACCAAGCATGCTTCGTTCTTGGTCAAAAGACCCCAAGCATCCGAGATCTCTATTCCTTGGGACACAAACTAGGCCAAGGACAGTTTGGGACCACCTACATGTGCAGAGAGATCTCAACAGGGCGTGAATACGCGTGCAAGTCTATAACAAAACGAAAACTGATTTCAAAGGAAGATGTGGAGGACGTGCGCAGGGAAATTCAGATCATGCACCACCTGGCTGGTTACAAGAACATTGTCACCATTAAAGGCGCTTATGAGGATCCACTGTATGTTCACATCGTCATGGAGCTCTGCTCAGGTGGGGAACTTTTTGATAGAATCATCCAGAGAGGGCACTACAGCGAGAGAAAAGCAGCTGAGCTGATTAAGATCATTGTTGGTGTTGTTGAGGCTTGTCATTCGCTTGGTGTCATGCATAGAGATCTAAAGCCCGAAAATTTCTTATTGGTGAATAAGGACGACGACTTCTCTCTCAAAGCCATTGATTTTGGGCTTTCCGTGTTCTTCAAACCAG GTCAAATATTCGAGGATGTGGTTGGAAGTCCTTATTACGTTGCTCCTGAGGTTCTGCTCAAGCACTATGGACCAGAGGCTGATGTGTGGACCGCAGGGGTCATACTGTACATATTGGTGAGCGGAGTCCCTCCCTTCTGGGCAG AAACACAGCAAGGGATATTTGATGCAGTGCTGAAGGGACACATTGACTTCGACTCTGACCCTTGGCCCCTAATATCTGACTCCGCAAAAGACTTGATCCGCGGCATGCTCTGTTCCCGGCCCTCTGAGCGCCTCACAGCTCATCAAGTATTGA GGCATCCTTGGATTTGTGAAAATGGAGTTGCGCCAGACAGAGCACTTGATCCTGCGGTGCTTTCTCGTCTTAAGCAGTTCTCTGCCATGAATAAACTAAAGCAGATGGCTTTAAGA GTAATAGCTGAAAGTCTCTCTGAAGAAGAAATAGCCGGACTAAAGGAAATGTTCAAAGCAATGGACACGGATAACAGTGGAGCGATAACATTCGACGAGCTAAAAGCTGGGTTGCGAAGATATGGTTCTACCCTCAAGGACACTGAGATCCGTGACCTAATGGAGGCT GCAGATATTGACAAGAGTGGGACCATAGACTATGGTGAATTCATTGCTGCAACAATCCATCTGAACAAATTAGACCGTGAGGAACATCTCCTCTCAGCCTTCAGCTACTTTGACAAAGATGGGAGCGGTTACATCACAATTGACGAGCTACAGCAAGCGTGTGCTGAACAGGGGATGAGCGATGTCTTTCTAGAAGATGTGATCAAGGAAGTCGACCAAGACAAT GATGGAAGGATCGATTACGGAGAGTTTGTAGCGATGATGCAGAAGGGCATTGCAGGAAGAACAATGAGGAAAAGCATAAACATGAGCGTCAGGAACAATGCTTAG
- the LOC106303509 gene encoding aminoacylase-1 isoform X1, whose protein sequence is MAMAMDMASGGWRRILSFAMMSLLILALCILSAAADDGEAIVSRFQEYLRIDTVQPKPDYYKAVDFLNSQAKSLSLESQTNEFVKGKPHLLLKWVGSDPTLPAILLNSHTDVVPFEESKWTHHPLHAHMDNQGDIYARGSQDMKCVGMQYIEAIRKLQASGFHPIRSVYLSFVPDEEIGGHDGAEKFAESHLFKSLNVGIVLDEGLPSPSKSYRVFYGERSPWWLVIKAKGPPGLGAKLYDNSAIENLLKSIESIRRFRASQFDLLKAGGIAEGHVVSVNMAFLKAGTPSPTGFVMNLQPSEAEAGFDIRVPPNVDSEALERRLVEEWAPAARNMSFELRQFKRKHSGDPLLTAADDSNPWWRLFENAVKEAGGRTSKPEIFPASTDARYFRNAGVPAFGFSPISNTPSLLHDHNEYLGKAEYLKGIDVYVSIIKAYASYESKSGSRDEL, encoded by the exons ATGGCTATGGCTATGGATATGGCTAGTGGTGGTTGGAGAAGAATCTTGAGCTTCGCCATGATGAGTCTTCTTATCCTTGCTCTATGCATCCTTTCTGCGGCTGCTGACGACGGGGAGGCGATAGTCTCCAGATTCCAGGAGTATCTACGAATCGACACGGTTCAGCCAAAACCCGATTACTACAAAGCCGTTGACTTTTTAAACTCTCAGGCGAAGTCGCTGTCACTCGAATCTCAGACGAACGAGTTCGTTAAGGGAAAGCCGCATCTTCTCCTCAAATGGGTAGGCTCTGACCCAACCCTGCCTGCCATTCTCCTCAACTCCCACACCGATGTCGTTCCCTTCGAGGAATCCAAGTGGACACACCACCCGCTCCACGCTCACATGGACAACCAAGGAGACATATATGCCAGAGGTTCGCAGGACATGAAGTGTGTTGGGATGCAGTACATCGAGGCCATACGCAAGCTCCAGGCTTCTGGCTTCCACCCAATCCGATCCGTCTATCTCTCCTTCGTCCCCGATGAAGAGATCGGCGGCCACGATGGAGCCGAGAAGTTCGCTGAATCCCACCTCTTCAAGAGCTTGAACGTTGGAATCGTGCTCGACGAAG GTCTGCCATCGCCTAGTAAGAGTTACAGAGTATTCTATGGAGAGAGGAGTCCCTGGTGGCTTGTGATTAAGGCTAAAGGACCCCCTGGCCTCGGTGCCAAGCTCTATGACAACTCTGCTATTGAGAATCTCCTCAAAAGCATTGAGAGTATTCGTCGATTCAGAGCTTCCCAATTCGATCTGCTCAAAGCTGGTGGCATTGCTGAAGGCCATGTGGTCTCCGTTAACATGGCCTTCCTCAAGGCTGGCACTCCCTCCCCAACC GGTTTCGTGATGAATCTGCAACCATCTGAGGCAGAAGCTGGTTTCGACATTCGGGTCCCACCCAATGTTGACTCTGAAGCTCTTGAAAGACGTTTGGTGGAGGAGTGGGCACCCGCTGCGCGCAACATGTCTTTTGAG CTGCGGCAGTTCAAGCGGAAGCATTCGGGGGATCCCCTCCTTACAGCAGCAGATGATTCAAATCCGTGGTGGAGGCTCTTTGAAAATGCTGTCAAGGAAGCCGGAGGTAGGACTAGTAAGCCAGAGATTTTCCCTGCATCAACAGATGCTCGCTACTTCCGGAACGCTGGCGTTCCCGCGTTTGGGTTCTCTCCCATTTCAAACACCCCGAGTTTGCTTCATGACCACAACGAG TATTTGGGTAAAGCTGAGTACTTGAAGGGCATTGACGTGTATGTTTCAATAATCAAAGCTTACGCATCATATGAAAGCAAGAGTGGTTCACGAGATGAGCTATAA
- the LOC106303509 gene encoding aminoacylase-1 isoform X2 yields MAMAMDMASGGWRRILSFAMMSLLILALCILSAAADDGEAIVSRFQEYLRIDTVQPKPDYYKAVDFLNSQAKSLSLESQTNEFVKGKPHLLLKWVGSDPTLPAILLNSHTDVVPFEESKWTHHPLHAHMDNQGDIYARGSQDMKCVGMQYIEAIRKLQASGFHPIRSVYLSFVPDEEIGGHDGAEKFAESHLFKSLNVGIVLDEGLPSPSKSYRVFYGERSPWWLVIKAKGPPGLGAKLYDNSAIENLLKSIESIRRFRASQFDLLKAGGIAEGHVVSVNMAFLKAGTPSPTGFVMNLQPSEAEAGFDIRVPPNVDSEALERRLVEEWAPAARNMSFEFKRKHSGDPLLTAADDSNPWWRLFENAVKEAGGRTSKPEIFPASTDARYFRNAGVPAFGFSPISNTPSLLHDHNEYLGKAEYLKGIDVYVSIIKAYASYESKSGSRDEL; encoded by the exons ATGGCTATGGCTATGGATATGGCTAGTGGTGGTTGGAGAAGAATCTTGAGCTTCGCCATGATGAGTCTTCTTATCCTTGCTCTATGCATCCTTTCTGCGGCTGCTGACGACGGGGAGGCGATAGTCTCCAGATTCCAGGAGTATCTACGAATCGACACGGTTCAGCCAAAACCCGATTACTACAAAGCCGTTGACTTTTTAAACTCTCAGGCGAAGTCGCTGTCACTCGAATCTCAGACGAACGAGTTCGTTAAGGGAAAGCCGCATCTTCTCCTCAAATGGGTAGGCTCTGACCCAACCCTGCCTGCCATTCTCCTCAACTCCCACACCGATGTCGTTCCCTTCGAGGAATCCAAGTGGACACACCACCCGCTCCACGCTCACATGGACAACCAAGGAGACATATATGCCAGAGGTTCGCAGGACATGAAGTGTGTTGGGATGCAGTACATCGAGGCCATACGCAAGCTCCAGGCTTCTGGCTTCCACCCAATCCGATCCGTCTATCTCTCCTTCGTCCCCGATGAAGAGATCGGCGGCCACGATGGAGCCGAGAAGTTCGCTGAATCCCACCTCTTCAAGAGCTTGAACGTTGGAATCGTGCTCGACGAAG GTCTGCCATCGCCTAGTAAGAGTTACAGAGTATTCTATGGAGAGAGGAGTCCCTGGTGGCTTGTGATTAAGGCTAAAGGACCCCCTGGCCTCGGTGCCAAGCTCTATGACAACTCTGCTATTGAGAATCTCCTCAAAAGCATTGAGAGTATTCGTCGATTCAGAGCTTCCCAATTCGATCTGCTCAAAGCTGGTGGCATTGCTGAAGGCCATGTGGTCTCCGTTAACATGGCCTTCCTCAAGGCTGGCACTCCCTCCCCAACC GGTTTCGTGATGAATCTGCAACCATCTGAGGCAGAAGCTGGTTTCGACATTCGGGTCCCACCCAATGTTGACTCTGAAGCTCTTGAAAGACGTTTGGTGGAGGAGTGGGCACCCGCTGCGCGCAACATGTCTTTTGAG TTCAAGCGGAAGCATTCGGGGGATCCCCTCCTTACAGCAGCAGATGATTCAAATCCGTGGTGGAGGCTCTTTGAAAATGCTGTCAAGGAAGCCGGAGGTAGGACTAGTAAGCCAGAGATTTTCCCTGCATCAACAGATGCTCGCTACTTCCGGAACGCTGGCGTTCCCGCGTTTGGGTTCTCTCCCATTTCAAACACCCCGAGTTTGCTTCATGACCACAACGAG TATTTGGGTAAAGCTGAGTACTTGAAGGGCATTGACGTGTATGTTTCAATAATCAAAGCTTACGCATCATATGAAAGCAAGAGTGGTTCACGAGATGAGCTATAA